The window GCCGCCCAATTTTGATGTTTTTTTAAAAGAGGAACAATCGCGTTAATAAAAACTTCATGACCTTTTCTCTCTCTAACTCTACCAGCTACACAAATAATATTTTCTTGATTCACACCTTTCAGCTTCACGTTTTCAACTGGCACAAACAAATCCGTATTAACTCCATGGCTTATCAAAGTTGATTTTAAGGGAAGATGTTCTTTCATTGATTGAGTTAATGTCACGACTTCATCAACCTTTGAAAGCAAATAAAGTGTCATTTTAGTAGGTTTTGACTCAGCGTGTCTTGTCGCAACAATCTTAAATTTCCCACCAAGTCTTCTTAAAAATAATGCCCTCAAAATTTCATTGTTTCGATGAGCATGAATGATAAAATATCGTTGTTTAAAAACTAACTCTAGGATTGATTTCCATGATATCTTTTTCCAATCAATCAAATCCCCAAAAATATATGTCTCAAAATCTTGATTAAAATATGGTAATACGCTCTCAATACTTGAGGTCAATCCTGTTTTCCTTTTGTGAAAATGAAAATGAATTAAAATCGGTTTTAAAACCATAGGGTTTTTAAATTTTGTGCAAAGAAAACTCGCGCAAATTTGATTAAGGAGTAAAATCAAACATTAGATTAACCCACAATTTGGAGAAAAATCATTTATAAAAAAATAAACTGGCCAAAATACTTGCAAGGCAAATTGACCAGTTTAATTCTATGAATTCAGAAATTATTTTAAATTTCCAAGCGCCTTTTTCATTCTACTCAACGCTTCTTTCAA is drawn from Belliella baltica DSM 15883 and contains these coding sequences:
- a CDS encoding glycosyltransferase family 4 protein, whose protein sequence is MVLKPILIHFHFHKRKTGLTSSIESVLPYFNQDFETYIFGDLIDWKKISWKSILELVFKQRYFIIHAHRNNEILRALFLRRLGGKFKIVATRHAESKPTKMTLYLLSKVDEVVTLTQSMKEHLPLKSTLISHGVNTDLFVPVENVKLKGVNQENIICVAGRVRERKGHEVFINAIVPLLKKHQNWAAVIVGKVDDHRFLEKLKTIIKNSDVEDQVYFFPESKNIKEFYQASKITVVPSFSEGFSLVCLEAMACGSTVIATQDVGVHGDVITHGEHGFLFPAGDTGKLQHLLSEILLGNVKLVKDNGRNQIVNNWSAKKEANSLIDLYRK